In Flavobacterium endoglycinae, one DNA window encodes the following:
- a CDS encoding LLM class flavin-dependent oxidoreductase, protein MEIGIDSFASAMYGDNNTLSSVDAMEQLLQRIEFADQCGLDVFGIGEHHKKEFLDSATAVILSAAAARTKNIRLASAVTVLSAADPVRVYQSFATLDLISKGRTEIVVGRGSAIAAYPLFGYDLKDYDALFKEKLELLLQIRDNEFITWYGKFRPELNNLPVYPRALQEKMPIWLGVGGTPESFIRAGSLGLPLMVAVIGGQTHRFKPLVDLYRQAGQAAGFKPHELKVGLHSPGYVAATTEKAVEEYYPGYAELWTKLGYERGWPPVTKGKFDGLIDDLGILIVGSPERAAEKILRHSEALGGVDRFTFQMDNAGLTHSQLMNAIELIGTKLIPLIKKG, encoded by the coding sequence ATGGAAATAGGAATAGATAGTTTTGCTTCGGCAATGTATGGTGATAATAACACTTTGAGCAGTGTTGACGCAATGGAACAGCTTCTTCAAAGAATTGAATTTGCAGATCAATGCGGACTTGATGTTTTCGGAATTGGAGAACATCATAAAAAAGAATTTCTGGATTCGGCAACTGCTGTGATTTTAAGCGCGGCTGCGGCTAGAACCAAAAATATACGTTTGGCAAGTGCTGTAACCGTTTTAAGCGCAGCTGATCCAGTACGAGTATACCAAAGTTTTGCCACATTAGATTTAATTTCAAAAGGAAGAACCGAAATTGTTGTCGGACGTGGATCTGCAATCGCGGCCTATCCCCTTTTCGGATATGATCTTAAAGATTATGATGCGCTTTTCAAAGAAAAATTAGAACTGCTGTTGCAGATAAGAGATAACGAATTCATTACTTGGTATGGAAAATTTCGTCCAGAATTGAATAACCTTCCCGTTTATCCAAGAGCTTTACAGGAAAAAATGCCTATTTGGCTTGGAGTTGGCGGTACACCCGAATCGTTTATAAGAGCCGGAAGTTTAGGATTACCTCTAATGGTGGCTGTTATTGGCGGACAAACACATCGTTTTAAACCTTTAGTTGATTTATATCGTCAAGCAGGACAAGCCGCTGGTTTTAAACCGCACGAATTAAAAGTCGGATTACATTCGCCAGGATATGTAGCTGCTACAACCGAAAAAGCTGTTGAAGAATACTACCCAGGTTATGCGGAACTTTGGACTAAACTAGGTTATGAAAGAGGCTGGCCTCCAGTAACAAAAGGCAAATTTGATGGTTTAATTGATGATTTAGGGATTCTAATTGTGGGAAGTCCTGAAAGAGCAGCCGAAAAAATCCTGCGCCACAGCGAAGCCCTTGGTGGCGTCGACCGATTTACTTTCCAGATGGATAATGCTGGATTGACACATTCACAGTTAATGAATGCAATAGAACTGATCGGAACAAAATTAATTCCGTTGATTAAAAAAGGGTAA
- a CDS encoding acetyl-CoA C-acetyltransferase: protein MNNTQNIRKVAIVGYNRIPFARANTAYSNVGNQQMMIAALNGLIDKYNLKGQLLGEVAGGAVIKHTYDNNLIRECVMKTTLDPATPACDLQQACDTGIESAIYIANKIALGQIDSGIAGGVDSISDMPIAVSEKLRKILLEARQAKSLGGKIKTFLKLRPKDLSPLVPRNEETQTGLSMGGHTEITAKYYKISREDQDQFALRSHLNLAKAYDEGFLDDMITPFNGLEKDNNLRRDSTIEKLAKLKPAFDKVNGTLTAGNSTPLTDGASCVLLASEEWAKERGLPILAYITFAEIAAIEYVKNQQNLLLAPLFAVSRMLEKANLNLQDFDYYEIHEAFAAQTLATLKIWESPELSAEIGLKKTLGTIDREKLNVKGSSLATAHPFAATGGRIIGVISKLLNQKGSGRGLISICAAGGQGVTMIIEK, encoded by the coding sequence ATGAATAACACACAAAACATCCGCAAAGTAGCTATTGTGGGCTATAACCGAATTCCATTTGCAAGAGCTAATACTGCCTATTCTAATGTTGGAAATCAGCAGATGATGATCGCCGCTTTAAACGGACTTATTGACAAATACAATTTAAAAGGACAATTGTTAGGTGAAGTTGCTGGAGGCGCTGTAATTAAACATACTTACGATAATAATTTAATACGAGAATGTGTAATGAAAACCACTCTTGATCCTGCTACTCCAGCCTGCGATTTACAGCAAGCTTGTGATACGGGAATTGAAAGTGCTATTTACATTGCCAACAAAATTGCTTTGGGACAAATAGATTCAGGAATTGCAGGAGGTGTCGATTCTATCAGTGATATGCCAATTGCTGTTAGTGAAAAACTGAGAAAAATTTTACTGGAAGCCCGACAAGCAAAATCATTAGGTGGAAAAATTAAAACATTTTTAAAACTTCGTCCAAAAGATTTATCGCCTTTAGTGCCTCGTAATGAAGAAACCCAAACGGGACTTTCGATGGGTGGACATACTGAAATCACTGCAAAATATTATAAAATTTCAAGAGAAGATCAAGATCAATTTGCTTTAAGAAGTCATTTAAATCTGGCAAAAGCGTATGATGAAGGCTTTCTAGATGACATGATCACACCATTTAACGGACTCGAAAAGGATAATAATTTAAGACGCGATAGTACTATTGAAAAACTAGCTAAATTAAAACCTGCTTTCGATAAAGTAAACGGAACGCTTACTGCAGGAAACTCTACTCCATTAACTGATGGCGCTTCGTGCGTACTTTTAGCCAGCGAAGAATGGGCGAAAGAACGCGGACTTCCTATTTTGGCTTATATCACTTTTGCCGAAATCGCAGCTATAGAATATGTCAAAAATCAGCAGAATCTTTTATTGGCTCCGCTATTTGCTGTGTCTAGAATGTTGGAAAAAGCCAATCTAAACCTTCAGGATTTCGATTATTATGAAATTCATGAAGCTTTTGCCGCACAAACTTTGGCCACTTTAAAAATCTGGGAAAGTCCTGAACTGAGTGCCGAAATAGGTTTAAAGAAAACTCTAGGCACAATTGATCGTGAAAAATTAAATGTAAAAGGAAGCAGTCTCGCAACGGCCCATCCATTTGCGGCAACTGGAGGCAGAATAATTGGTGTTATATCTAAACTTTTAAATCAGAAAGGTTCTGGCAGAGGTCTTATTTCAATTTGTGCTGCCGGCGGACAAGGTGTTACTATGATAATTGAAAAATAG
- a CDS encoding DUF1810 domain-containing protein: MAYNNNELLRFLDAQNKLYLTALDEIKKGKKQSPWMWFIFPQIKGMGSSDTSKFYEIKNADEAIAFLEHPILGKHLIEITSELIKKEEESVNDIFGTRDVEKLKSCMTLFASVQNNQPVFQEVIHKYFDGSSDFHTLQLLYSNL; this comes from the coding sequence ATGGCTTACAATAACAATGAATTACTTCGTTTTTTAGACGCTCAAAACAAATTGTATTTAACAGCTCTAGACGAAATTAAAAAAGGTAAAAAACAATCTCCTTGGATGTGGTTTATTTTTCCACAGATAAAAGGAATGGGATCGAGCGACACTTCTAAATTCTACGAAATTAAAAATGCCGATGAAGCAATTGCCTTTTTAGAGCATCCTATTTTAGGAAAACATCTAATTGAAATTACTTCTGAATTAATTAAAAAAGAAGAGGAAAGCGTGAATGATATTTTTGGAACTCGTGATGTCGAAAAGCTAAAATCCTGCATGACATTATTCGCGAGCGTTCAAAACAATCAGCCTGTTTTTCAAGAAGTTATTCATAAATATTTCGACGGCTCGTCTGATTTTCACACACTGCAACTATTGTACAGTAACCTGTAA
- a CDS encoding dihydrodipicolinate reductase C-terminal domain-containing protein translates to MKIGLIGFGKTGKSVASILLENKKFSLEWVLRQSNVLEHRSVPEFFGIQSDEPGLIYSSSHTSVEDLLEKHPVDVIIDFSSNEGIYTYGETAAKKKVKIISAISHYKDKELKLLKKLADKTTVFWSPNITLGVNYLLFAAKFLKKIAPWVDIEVNEEHFKTKQGTSGTAVKIAEALDIEKEKINSVRAGGIVGKHEVIFGFPYQTVRLIHESISREAFGNGVIFVAENLKEKEKGLYNFEDILTPYFAV, encoded by the coding sequence ATGAAAATAGGATTAATCGGATTCGGAAAAACTGGAAAATCAGTAGCTTCAATACTATTAGAAAATAAAAAATTCAGCCTTGAATGGGTTTTAAGACAAAGCAATGTTTTGGAACACCGATCAGTTCCCGAGTTTTTTGGAATCCAGTCTGATGAACCCGGCTTAATCTATTCGAGTTCTCATACTTCTGTAGAAGATTTATTAGAAAAACATCCAGTTGATGTCATTATTGATTTTTCTTCAAACGAAGGAATTTATACGTACGGAGAAACTGCTGCCAAGAAGAAAGTCAAAATCATTTCGGCGATTTCTCATTACAAAGACAAAGAGCTTAAATTATTGAAAAAACTGGCCGATAAAACAACAGTTTTCTGGTCGCCGAATATTACACTTGGAGTAAATTATTTATTATTTGCCGCTAAGTTTTTAAAGAAAATTGCTCCATGGGTCGATATTGAAGTAAATGAAGAACATTTTAAAACGAAACAAGGAACTTCTGGAACGGCTGTAAAAATTGCCGAAGCTTTGGATATTGAGAAAGAAAAAATCAATTCGGTTAGGGCAGGAGGAATCGTTGGAAAACATGAAGTCATCTTTGGTTTTCCGTATCAAACGGTTCGACTCATACACGAATCTATTTCGAGAGAAGCTTTTGGAAACGGGGTTATTTTTGTAGCCGAAAATCTAAAAGAAAAAGAAAAAGGACTCTACAATTTTGAAGATATTTTAACGCCTTATTTTGCGGTATAA
- a CDS encoding winged helix-turn-helix transcriptional regulator gives MNTEEDLLNEIAVKECKPKECMAALLPVRDALEILSGRWKLPILIALSERPKRFKEISKDINGITDKMLSKELKDLEINKLVTRTVYDTFPPTVEYSRTEHSKSLTNVIMALKDWGTLHRKEIIGK, from the coding sequence ATGAATACAGAAGAAGATTTACTAAACGAAATTGCAGTAAAAGAATGCAAACCAAAAGAATGTATGGCCGCTTTACTGCCAGTAAGAGATGCATTGGAGATTTTAAGCGGCAGATGGAAGCTTCCTATCCTGATTGCACTTTCGGAACGACCAAAACGGTTTAAGGAAATTTCAAAAGACATAAACGGAATCACTGATAAAATGCTATCCAAAGAATTGAAAGATCTCGAGATCAATAAACTCGTTACGAGAACCGTGTATGATACATTCCCTCCTACAGTTGAATATTCGAGAACTGAACATAGTAAATCACTAACGAATGTTATTATGGCCTTAAAAGACTGGGGAACTTTACACCGAAAAGAGATTATTGGGAAATAG
- a CDS encoding DUF1634 domain-containing protein, whose translation MEKSNSMQHEKFGEKDFQTIIGNLLRYGVWISLSVAFIGGIIYLMHHGQEIEDYSVFKENDRNIFEVISTVISGVIDGSGEYLIFFGIILLFLTPVFRVLLSLFSFMLEKDYLYVVITIIVILIIITSISFGFSH comes from the coding sequence ATGGAAAAATCTAATAGTATGCAGCACGAAAAATTTGGAGAAAAAGATTTTCAAACCATTATTGGAAACTTATTACGATACGGTGTCTGGATTTCATTATCTGTAGCTTTTATTGGCGGTATTATTTATTTAATGCACCACGGACAGGAAATTGAAGATTATTCTGTTTTTAAAGAAAATGACCGAAATATATTTGAAGTAATTTCAACCGTTATCAGCGGTGTAATTGATGGAAGCGGTGAATATTTGATTTTCTTCGGAATTATATTATTGTTTTTAACTCCTGTATTCAGGGTTTTGCTTTCCTTGTTTTCATTTATGCTTGAGAAAGATTACCTTTATGTGGTTATCACCATAATTGTAATCCTGATTATTATAACGAGTATTTCATTTGGTTTCTCACATTGA
- a CDS encoding FMN-dependent NADH-azoreductase → MSQKILQIITSTKGDTSFSNQLSNAVIEKLKETDPQSVVQTLDLSKTPLPYLTDLHISAVYTPEENHTAEQTAAIQYSDEAIKNVLESDVIVIGVPLYNFGIPAVLKGWIDQIARAGKTFSYADGSPKGLVTDKKVYLSIASGAIFSEGPYKSYDFSESYLRTVLGFLGMTDVTTFRVEGTAIPDFAENALPKALSSVEEFAF, encoded by the coding sequence ATGAGCCAAAAAATTCTACAAATAATAACCAGCACCAAAGGCGATACTTCATTTAGTAATCAGTTGTCGAATGCTGTTATCGAAAAACTGAAAGAAACAGATCCCCAAAGTGTGGTGCAAACTCTTGATCTTTCTAAAACACCTCTGCCATATTTAACAGATTTGCATATCAGTGCCGTTTATACTCCAGAAGAAAACCATACTGCTGAGCAGACAGCTGCTATTCAATATTCAGATGAAGCGATAAAAAATGTATTAGAATCTGATGTTATCGTAATTGGTGTGCCGTTATATAATTTCGGAATTCCAGCAGTTTTAAAAGGCTGGATTGATCAGATTGCCAGAGCAGGAAAGACTTTCAGTTATGCCGATGGTTCTCCAAAAGGATTAGTAACCGATAAAAAAGTATATTTATCGATCGCTTCAGGAGCAATATTTTCTGAAGGTCCGTATAAAAGCTACGATTTCTCGGAATCGTATTTGCGAACTGTTTTAGGTTTTCTAGGAATGACTGATGTAACTACATTCCGCGTGGAAGGAACTGCGATTCCTGATTTTGCCGAAAATGCGCTTCCAAAAGCATTATCTTCGGTTGAAGAATTTGCTTTTTAA
- a CDS encoding PQQ-dependent sugar dehydrogenase → MKKKLQFNFRKTKLIYLTLLLTLLISSQSYSQYITQNLAPTAVIKEGLALEQSSDGRIFIAERGGIVKVFQNNAVSTVFTVNTVTDNEQGLLGITLHPDFATNGYIYVFYSINDGTVIRHRIERVQIDNTNQVVSRQEILLLEPIGGGFHNGGDLKFFNGYLYVTVGDSQQNTNAQDLDTYKGKILRITENGLPAPGNPYYGSGSVQRQSIWVYGFRNPWRLVANPKANKLFVLDVGTSWEEINEISNPTIRNYAWGHPQGGDGKQTETNLFTNPIFTYATGSIGNALTNGVLYNPDVPRYPNMDGKFIIKDFVRNAIRYFDPNIADPVSTEFYSAPQQQALGMMLGNDGYIYYCAYGNNGSLIKLDYIETAAPTIVNHPLSQSIMETNPVTFTVSASGTGLTYQWLFNNNPINGATGASYTIANVTNANAGDYKVVVTNTAGNITSNPATLTVTPFSNKPTVSIVSPLPSLKWNADDLVHFEATATDVEDGTLPASAFSWSIDLFHEDIPGAGHSHPGASPQGVKSGDFTASNQGEKTPNVWYRFTIKVTDSNGLTATDFVDIKPNLVDVTVTSSPVPLNLEFNQKPVTAPSTKQVVANAALQTLNAPTPQYIDNIRYDFDHWSQGGMANQTFKAPAAGTITYTAFYNATTLQNAPYQGLVAQIPGIIEAENYDVGPGAFLDKNGGGDTAYRPGDGVGTEACSEGGFNLAYVAKDEWLKYTARVNTTGNYTINLRISTPYNTRKLHLEVDGVNVTGILNIPNTGGFQAWQTVAVPNIPLTQGDHVITLYFDENDININKMEFVLSGNNTAPVADFEFSPQTGCINADVVFTSVSVGTVDSYTWDFGTDAHPETATGAGPHTVMFSTEGTREVSLTVTNSNGSNTKKVNFTVNNCNLGIENPNGESSKIIVYPNPSKGIFHLSKEQKWTIYSVLGAKIKEGSGNIISISEQAAGVYFLKIDGSSKAIPISKH, encoded by the coding sequence ATGAAAAAAAAACTACAATTTAATTTCAGGAAGACAAAATTAATTTACCTCACATTACTTCTGACTTTACTGATTTCATCACAATCTTACAGCCAGTACATTACTCAAAATCTTGCTCCAACTGCTGTAATTAAAGAAGGACTTGCCTTAGAACAATCATCAGACGGCAGAATTTTCATTGCAGAAAGAGGCGGTATTGTAAAAGTATTTCAAAACAATGCTGTTTCAACTGTATTTACCGTAAACACGGTTACGGATAATGAACAGGGATTATTGGGAATTACCCTTCACCCTGACTTCGCAACAAATGGTTACATCTATGTATTTTATTCCATTAATGATGGCACTGTAATCCGTCACCGAATTGAACGTGTTCAAATTGACAACACCAATCAGGTGGTAAGCAGACAGGAAATTTTGCTTTTAGAACCCATTGGAGGCGGCTTTCACAATGGCGGTGATTTAAAATTCTTTAACGGCTATTTATACGTTACTGTTGGAGATAGTCAGCAGAACACAAATGCGCAGGATTTAGACACGTACAAAGGAAAAATTCTTCGTATTACCGAAAACGGACTTCCTGCTCCTGGAAATCCCTATTACGGAAGCGGTTCTGTGCAAAGACAAAGCATCTGGGTGTATGGTTTTAGAAATCCGTGGAGATTGGTTGCCAATCCAAAAGCGAACAAATTATTTGTTTTGGATGTTGGAACTTCTTGGGAAGAAATAAACGAAATCAGCAATCCAACAATCCGTAATTATGCTTGGGGACATCCACAAGGAGGAGACGGAAAACAAACCGAAACCAATTTATTTACCAATCCTATCTTTACCTATGCAACAGGAAGTATTGGAAACGCTTTAACAAATGGTGTTTTGTACAATCCTGATGTTCCAAGATACCCAAACATGGATGGTAAATTTATAATTAAAGATTTTGTTCGAAATGCTATCAGATATTTTGATCCAAATATTGCAGATCCCGTTTCGACAGAATTTTACTCAGCTCCGCAGCAGCAAGCTTTAGGTATGATGTTAGGAAATGACGGCTATATCTACTATTGCGCTTATGGAAACAATGGTTCTTTAATCAAATTGGATTATATCGAAACTGCCGCTCCAACAATTGTAAATCATCCGCTTTCTCAAAGTATTATGGAAACCAATCCGGTAACTTTTACCGTTTCGGCAAGCGGAACTGGTCTTACTTACCAATGGTTGTTTAATAATAACCCAATTAATGGTGCGACGGGAGCAAGTTATACTATTGCTAATGTAACCAATGCAAATGCCGGCGATTATAAAGTTGTGGTGACTAATACAGCTGGAAACATTACCAGTAATCCAGCAACGTTAACGGTTACACCATTTAGCAATAAACCAACAGTATCAATCGTTTCACCGCTTCCAAGTTTAAAATGGAATGCTGATGATTTAGTACATTTTGAAGCTACCGCTACCGATGTTGAAGACGGAACTTTACCTGCAAGTGCTTTTTCATGGAGTATCGATCTTTTCCACGAAGACATTCCGGGAGCAGGACATTCGCATCCAGGTGCAAGTCCGCAAGGTGTGAAATCAGGAGATTTTACCGCTTCTAATCAAGGAGAAAAAACACCAAATGTCTGGTACCGATTTACTATAAAAGTAACGGACAGTAACGGATTAACAGCAACAGATTTCGTAGATATTAAACCGAATTTGGTTGATGTTACAGTGACTAGCTCGCCGGTTCCGCTTAATTTAGAATTCAATCAAAAACCTGTTACAGCACCTTCAACCAAACAAGTAGTTGCTAATGCAGCTTTACAAACTTTAAATGCGCCAACTCCGCAATATATTGACAATATTCGTTATGATTTTGATCACTGGAGTCAAGGCGGAATGGCCAATCAAACCTTTAAAGCTCCTGCAGCCGGAACCATAACGTATACTGCTTTTTACAACGCAACGACCTTACAAAATGCACCTTATCAAGGATTAGTTGCTCAAATTCCGGGAATTATAGAAGCTGAAAATTACGATGTTGGTCCGGGAGCATTTCTAGACAAAAACGGTGGTGGTGACACAGCTTACAGACCTGGCGACGGCGTAGGAACTGAAGCCTGCAGTGAAGGCGGATTTAACTTGGCTTATGTTGCCAAAGACGAATGGTTAAAATACACTGCCAGAGTAAATACAACTGGAAATTACACAATTAATTTACGTATTTCAACTCCATACAACACGCGTAAACTGCATTTAGAAGTTGATGGAGTAAATGTAACCGGAATCCTAAACATTCCAAATACGGGAGGATTTCAGGCATGGCAGACCGTTGCTGTTCCTAATATTCCTTTAACGCAGGGCGATCATGTTATTACCTTGTATTTTGATGAAAACGACATCAACATTAATAAAATGGAATTTGTGTTATCAGGAAACAATACTGCTCCTGTTGCCGATTTCGAATTTAGTCCACAAACAGGATGTATTAATGCTGATGTAGTATTTACTTCAGTTTCTGTTGGTACAGTAGACAGTTATACATGGGATTTTGGTACAGATGCACACCCTGAGACTGCAACTGGAGCAGGACCACACACGGTAATGTTTTCTACGGAAGGCACTAGAGAAGTTTCTTTAACAGTGACCAATTCTAACGGAAGCAATACTAAAAAGGTGAATTTTACGGTAAACAATTGTAATCTGGGCATCGAAAATCCGAATGGAGAATCGAGTAAAATCATTGTGTATCCAAATCCATCAAAAGGAATATTCCACTTGTCTAAAGAGCAAAAATGGACGATTTATTCTGTTTTGGGAGCAAAAATTAAAGAAGGTTCAGGAAATATCATTTCAATTTCTGAACAGGCTGCTGGAGTTTATTTCTTAAAAATAGACGGAAGCAGCAAAGCAATCCCAATTAGTAAACATTAA